Proteins from one Candidatus Nitrospira nitrosa genomic window:
- a CDS encoding glycosyltransferase family 2 protein — MLKISAYIIAYNEAGKIADAVNSVLWADEIVVADSNSTDGTDRIARELGARVVQIPFEGFGHLRNRAVQACTHDWVLSIDTDEQCTSEVRDEVLAILSGTPAHDAYLVPRRNYFMGRWIKHSGWYPNFRQPQLFRKGAMKYAESPVHEGYELLTSKPVGRLEQAIWQVPFRDFEEVVKKANRYSSLGALKLADRRVSMGAALGHGVWSFLKHYLAKRGFLDGWPGFVIAFGNFEGTFYRYAKRFEQQELWPLPTHAPLRRPGDSHSK, encoded by the coding sequence ATGCTGAAAATTTCAGCCTATATAATCGCCTACAACGAGGCCGGGAAAATTGCCGATGCGGTGAACAGTGTCCTATGGGCGGACGAGATCGTGGTGGCCGATTCCAACAGTACAGATGGGACTGACCGGATTGCGCGAGAGTTGGGGGCGAGAGTAGTTCAGATTCCATTCGAAGGGTTCGGCCATCTGCGGAATCGCGCGGTCCAGGCGTGCACCCACGACTGGGTGCTCAGCATCGATACAGACGAGCAATGTACGTCGGAGGTCAGGGACGAAGTCCTAGCGATTTTGTCTGGAACTCCCGCGCACGACGCCTATCTTGTGCCCAGGCGGAATTACTTCATGGGGCGTTGGATCAAACATTCCGGCTGGTATCCCAATTTTCGCCAACCACAATTATTTCGAAAAGGGGCCATGAAGTACGCGGAGTCGCCTGTTCACGAGGGATATGAATTGCTGACAAGCAAGCCCGTTGGCCGCTTGGAGCAGGCAATTTGGCAGGTTCCGTTCAGAGACTTTGAAGAGGTTGTGAAAAAGGCCAATCGCTATTCCTCGCTGGGTGCGCTCAAGCTCGCCGATCGTCGAGTGTCGATGGGAGCGGCCCTGGGGCACGGCGTATGGTCGTTCCTCAAGCACTATCTGGCGAAGCGGGGGTTCCTCGATGGCTGGCCGGGATTTGTCATCGCCTTCGGAAATTTTGAGGGCACATTCTATCGGTATGCCAAACGGTTTGAACAACAGGAGCTCTGGCCGCTCCCGACGCATGCGCCTCTTCGTCGCCCCGGCGATTCACATTCCAAATGA